One Rosa chinensis cultivar Old Blush chromosome 5, RchiOBHm-V2, whole genome shotgun sequence genomic region harbors:
- the LOC112167701 gene encoding putative F-box/FBD/LRR-repeat protein At1g78760 isoform X1: MVPQSNSRLRVQDRVSELPDAVLCHILSFLGPDYAKCAVRTSILSKRWKNMWACAPTVNLNSRDFSSSADFIAFADRFLLLRDSSTIQKLYLHFILCSAEDFSRVDAWIRTAIRCNVVELDLCVYSDGGEVFELPKSLFTCKTLMSLKLMSNFVINMPTSVCFPSLKFFYVTVPTDKDSMDFSHCPALEHLTIDGYHGEDGVYLNISVSELKTLKITSTDIYSVNINAPKLEKLDLKESVLSDYDLENTKSLVEANIYLYHEEEEGDEEDAAVCATNLLEGISGVKYLFLSSRICENCSVPAFDNLSKLTLALHSGCYGWGILTMLLERASNLECLVLEHDHHHYPAYCESVIELEDPIEVPPEVVIWSPPESVPKCVSSHLKSVSLKGFQGKHFWGHVDEMEVLKYLLENGQVLKEMTIYTEFLEQELYGELSRFEWGSETCQVEIIN; this comes from the exons ATGGTTCCGCAATCCAACAGTCGACTGAGGGTTCAAGATAGGGTCAGTGAACTACCAGATGCAGTTTTGTGTCACATACTTAGTTTCCTTGGACCAGATTATGCAAAGTGTGCTGTCAGGACCAGTATTTTGTCTAAGAGATGGAAGAACATGTGGGCCTGTGCTCCCACTGTGAATTTGAACAGTCGAGATTTCTCCTCCTCTGCTGATTTCATAGCGTTTGCTgatcgttttcttcttcttcgtgaCTCATCAACCATTCAAAAGTTGTATCTTCATTTCATTCTTTGCTCTGCTGAAGATTTCTCTCGTGTTGATGCTTGGATTCGCACTGCTATTAGGTGTAACGTGGTGGAGCTTGATCTTTGTGTCTATTCAGATGGAGGTGAGGTGTTTGAGTTGCCCAAAAGCCTTTTCACTTGCAAAACACTCATGTCTTTGAAGCTGATGTCTAATTTTGTTATCAACATGCCAACATCAGTGTGTTTCCCAAGTCTCAAATTCTTCTACGTTACTGTCCCTACTGATAAAGACTCCATGGATTTTTCTCATTGCCCTGCGCTGGAACATTTAACTATAGATGGATATCATGGAGAGGATGGTGTTTATCTCAACATCTCTGTGTCTGAACTGAAGACGTTGAAGATAACTAGTACAGATATATACAGTGTTAACATCAATGCCCCAAAACTTGAAAAACTTGATCTCAAGGAGTCGGTTTTGTCAGATTATGACTTGGAGAATACAAAATCCCTAGTTGAAGCTAATATTTATCTCTATCACGAAGAGGAAGAAGGCGACGAAGAGGATGCTGCTGTCTGTGCAACTAATCTCTTGGAAGGAATTTCCGGTGTTAAATATCTGTTCCTTTCCTCTCGTATCTGTGAG AATTGTTCTGTGCCTGCTTTTGATAATTTGAGCAAATTGACGCTAGCTCTTCATAGCGGCTGTTATGGGTGGGGAATTCTAACGATGTTGTTGGAGAGAGCATCAAATCTAGAATGTCTTGTGTTGGAACATGACCATCATCATTATCCCGCCTATTGTGAGTCGGTGattgaacttgaagatcctaTTGAAGTTCCCCCTGAAGTAGTTATATGGAGTCCACCAGAGTCTGTTCCTAAATGTGTGTCGTCACACCTCAAGAGTGTCTCCTTAAAGGGATTCCAGGGAAAGCATTTCTGGGGACATGTAGATGAAATGGAAGTGCTCAAGTATTTACTAGAGAATGGTCAAGTTTTGAAGGAGATGACTATTTACACTGAGTTTCTAGAACAGGAGTTGTACGGTGAACTTTCAAGGTTTGAATGGGGTTCAGAGACTTGTCAAGTTGAGATTATCAACTAA
- the LOC112167833 gene encoding F-box/LRR-repeat protein At4g14103, which translates to MQSPLSFSDDYASVFQQQIRAFREKLDLECKSRVIVEDRISQLPDGVLRHILSFVPTKYAVRTSILSTRWKDMWTCVPYLYLTDLQFSSSADFIEFVDRALLVRDSAAIQKFHLDFNNCHAEDLYRIGGWIQTAVMCNVVELDLSVYSDAEEMLELPESLLTCKTLEALKLRSNSIKIPTSGCCPKLKFLYVKFSYPDNDSMDFSQFPALEYLRIGGSLGYNGFSFNISVPELKSLRISLEPRDLGEPWNFLINAPKLEKLDVSEGFLSNYTFESTKSLVEASIDIITLDDDESDASANRATKFLAGISGVKCLTLSSPFSMACSMPVFENLSKLTLLRDGHWWKILMKFLDRSPNIESFVINHESYPPTRYLAGEEEMVIDLSGCRRNPDYVEVLYWSPPESVPKCLLSSLKTITIKGFKGKEFFGYLDEMELIKYLLKNCLVLEKMTIYTPGLCWGTQEEFYNEISEAEWGSKAVQVQMIKKEFYRADGFYSFRAKSVYSDD; encoded by the exons ATGCAATCGCCGTTGTCATTTTCAGACGATTATGCCTCCGTTTTTCAGCAACAGATCCGAGCTTTCAG GGAAAAGCTGGATTTGGAGTGCAAGAGTAGAGTGATAGTTGAGGATAGGATCAGTCAACTACCGGATGGTGTTCTTCGTCACATACTTTCCTTTGTTCCGACAAAGTATGCTGTGAGAACCAGCATATTGTCTACAAGATGGAAGGACATGTGGACTTGTGTTCCCTATCTGTATTTAACCGACTTACAGTTCTCTTCCTCTGCTGATTTCATAGAGTTTGTTGATCGAGCACTTCTTGTTCGCGATTCAGCAGCCATTCAAAAATTCCATCTTGATTTCAATAATTGTCATGCTGAGGATTTGTATCGTATTGGTGGTTGGATACAAACTGCCGTCATGTGTAATGTTGTGGAGCTAGATCTTTCTGTTTATTCAGATGCAGAAGAGATGCTTGAGTTGCCCGAGAGTCTTTTGACTTGCAAAACACTAGAGGCTTTGAAGCTGCGGTCAAATAGTATCAAAATTCCTACATCAGGGTGTTGCCCAAAGCTCAAGTTCCTCTATGTTAAGTTTTCTTATCCTGATAATGACTCGATGGATTTTTCTCAGTTCCCTGCGCTTGAATATTTGAGAATAGGTGGATCACTTGGATACAATGGTTTTAGTTTCAACATCTCTGTGCCAGAACTGAAGAGTTTAAGGATAAGTTTAGAACCTAGAGATCTTGGTGAACCATGGAATTTTCTCATAAATGCCCCAAAACTTGAAAAGCTTGATGTCAGTGAGGGATTTTTGTCAAATTATACCTTCGAGAGTACAAAATCTCTAGTCGAAGCCAGTATTGATATCATTACCTTGGACGATGATGAAAGCGATGCCTCTGCTAACCGTGCAACTAAGTTTCTGGCTGGAATTTCCGGTGTTAAATGTCTGACTCTTTCATCTCCTTTCTCTATG GCTTGCTCTATGCCTGTCTTTGAGAATTTGAGCAAATTGACGCTACTTCGTGATGGTCACTGGTGGAAAATTCTAATGAAGTTTCTCGATAGATCACCTAATATAGAATCTTTTGTCATAAACCATGAGTCTTATCCACCCACCCGCTATCTTGCTGGGGAGGAAGAGATGGTGATTGACCTTTCAGGCTGCAGGAGGAACCCAGATTATGTAGAAGTGCTGtactggagtccaccagagtcTGTTCCCAAGTGTTTGTTGTCATCCCTCAAGACTATCACCATAAAGGGGTTCAAAGGAAAGGAGTTCTTTGGATATCTAGATGAGATGGAATTGATTAAGTATCTGTTAAAGAATTGTCTGGTTCTGGAGAAGATGACTATTTATACTCCTGGTCTATGTTGGGGTACACAAGAAGAATTCTATAATGAAATTTCAGAAGCTGAATGGGGTTCAAAGGCTGTTCAAGTTCAAATGATCAAGAAGGAATTTTATAGGGCTGATGGATTCTATAGTTTTAGAGCTAAAAGTGTCTACTCCGACGATTAA
- the LOC112203447 gene encoding putative F-box/FBD/LRR-repeat protein At1g78760: MSLELSFAEDYAFVFQQQIRSFREKLVLESKIRARQEDRISELPNAVLCHILSFVPTTKHVVRTSVLSTRWKNIWAYVPNLYLDDDEFSSSADFIAFVDCVLLVRDSSAIQRFHLHFNNCHAEHFSRIDGWISTAVRYNVVELDLSIDLEEDDMFELPISLLTCKTLKVLSLRSMFAINMPTSVCVTVFQAWNGDLGHSLLDFNISAPELKTLRIDLYSSDYMHDLYNFFIDAPKLEKLDLQEGSLPNFNFNNTKSLVEANLYLYPNEDYVEEDSVKRATEFLAQISTDFMEHLSAIDGSLEVNGFDFTISEPDLKKLSI, encoded by the exons ATGTCTTTGGAGCTCTCATTCGCAGAGGACTATGCTTTCGTTTTTCAGCAGCAAATTCGATCTTTCAG GGAAAAACTGGTTTTGGAATCCAAGATTCGAGCAAGACAGGAGGATAGGATCAGTGAATTACCAAATGCTGTTCTTTGTCACATACTTTCCTTTGTTCCAACAACAAAACATGTTGTGAGAACCAGTGTTTTATCTACAAGGTGGAAGAACATTTGGGCTTATGTTCCGAATTTGTACCTGGATGATGACGAGTTCTCCTCATCTGCTGATTTTATAGCTTTTGTTGATTGTGTACTTCTTGTTCGTGACTCATCCGCCATTCAAAGATTCCATCTTCATTTCAATAATTGCCATGCTGAGCATTTTTCTCGAATTGATGGTTGGATTAGTACTGCCGTCAGGTACAATGTGGTGGAACTAGATCTTTCTATCGATTTAGAAGAAGACGATATGTTTGAGTTGCCTATAAGCCTTTTGACTTGCAAGACACTGAAGGTTTTGAGCCTGAGGTCGATGTTTGCCATCAATATGCCTACATCAGTGTGTGTTACTGTTTTCCAAGCCTGGA ATGGAGATCTGGGACACAGCTTATTGGACTTCAACATCTCTGCGCCTGAGTTGAAGACATTAAGGATAGATTTGTACAGTTCAGATTATATGCATGATCTGtacaatttttttattgatgCCCCGAAGCTGGAAAAACTTGATCTCCAAGAGGGTTCTCTACCGAATTTTAATTTTAACAACACAAAATCATTAGTCGAAGCCAATCTCTATTTATATCCCAATGAAGATTATGTAGAAGAGGACTCTGTTAAACGTGCAACTGAGTTTCTGGCACAAATTTCAACTGATTTCATGGAGCATTTATCAG CTATAGATGGATCTCTAGAAGTCAATGGCTTTGATTTCACCATCTCTGAGCCTGATTTGAAGAAATTAAGCATTTAA
- the LOC112203446 gene encoding uncharacterized protein LOC112203446, with the protein MDLDLLSWNCRGIYNDATTRALKDLISQNRPQIVFLCETKISREGDFENLRKTLGFVNAKAVFSEGQAGGLGLFWNDDVHLNVGTTSAHHMDAVVIEESGSPSWRFDLFGHSKLFHLPPSDSDHVPLLLKASTAPLVVRSKQHCFKFEAFWLQHLECDGVVKEAWGTDVAGAPMFCVAKKIAHTRLQLDRWQKQVFRGRQLQMRGIRSRLEELLEVPVSVEVQGEKKTLMDKLQSLLYREELFWRQRAKVTWLKEGDQVVTNYFAKMFMASEIDYEAVDKTLEAITPVVTPEMNSQFCSPYTQDEVRCALFQMYPTTSPWPDGMPPLFFQHYWEHIGGDVLEAVQSFLQTGQLLKKINFTHICLIPKINNPEHMSDLRPIALCNVIYKIYSKSAFVIGRLIIDNILVANEIAHFVHNKRDGSDGFMALKLDLSKAYDRMEWASLEAFYELQDVFETYGTASGQLINFSKSSVVFSKNVTVEMQEEVSDFLGVEVVALHKKYLGLPTYVGRKKTSTFQYIKDRLAKKLAGWQGKLLSVAGKDILIRVVAHALPTYAMSVFELTKSFCEDLEQMWARFWWGSTLDKRKIHWKKWDALCNPKEEGGLGFRSLSNFNTAMLAKQAWRVLNNPSSLVARLYKAKYFPTGSFWDALPHESPSFSWRSIVSTKTFLQSNYCWQVGDGASIFVFSDNWVPASLSGKPTGSRLAVEEVHKVCDLMLGTGGWNVGLIDRLFSREEATLITAIPLSRRRVVDRLSWKLSRDGKFLVKYAYRSAFAHSSSYSPMTLPVGASFWKKLWQASIPSKAKIHIWRVCLDILPFLESLALKRVVLDSELCVLCETHREMTFHLCRDCPFTKELVQSRAILKQVWYNPQVVQSDLLAWMSFSATELSLSNFGELMFLLWGVWKERNERVWNQKNTAACDMDRLTTLPGRRGLGFVFRNELGHMLAGGACPLSGLISLEHAEILACKRVVEFAADHALIPAILETDA; encoded by the exons atggatttggatttgcttAGTTGGAACTGCAGAGGTATCTACAATGATGCCACAACAAGGGCGTTGAAGGATTTGATTTCTCAGAATCGTCCTCAGATCGTCTTTTTATGTGAGACGAAGATAAGCAGAGAAGGAGATTTTGAAAACCTACGCAAGACACTAGGGTTTGTTAATGCGAAGGCTGTTTTCAGTGAAGGCCAAGCTGGTGGCCTAGGGTTGTTTTGGAATGACGATGTGCATCTGAATGTTGGGACGACGTCGGCACATCACATGGACGCCGTGGTGATTGAGGAGTCTGGCTCTCCTTCTTGGAGG TTTGATTTGTTTGGACACTCTAAACTCTTTCATCTCCCGCCTTCGGATTCCGACCATGTACCTCTGCTCCTGAAGGCTAGCACAGCCCCTCTAGTTGTGCGTTCCAAGCAACACTGCTTCAAGTTTGAGGCATTCTGGTTGCAACATCTTGAATGCGACGGTGTTGTGAAAGAGGCTTGGGGGACGGATGTCGCCGGAGCACCTATGTTTTGTGTGGCAAAGAAGATTGCGCATACGAGATTGCAGCTTGATAGGTGGCAGAAGCAAGTGTTTAGAGGTAGACAATTGCAGATGAGAGGGATTCGGTCTAGACTGGAGGAACTTTTGGAAGTACCAGTTTCGGTGGAAGTGCAGGGTGAAAAGAAAACTTTGATGGACAAGCTTCAATCTTTATTGTACCGGGAGGAGTTGTTTTGGCGACAAAGAGCGAAGGTTACCTGGCTAAAGGAAGGGGATC AGGTCGTCACAAATTACTTTGCTAAAATGTTCATGGCTTCAGAGATTGATTATGAGGCTGTAGACAAGACTTTGGAGGCTATTACCCCGGTGGTAACTCCAGAGATGAACAGTCAATTTTGTTCACCCTATACTCAGGATGAAGTACGTTGTGCGCTTTTTCAGATGTACCCGACTACATCACCCTGGCCAGATGGCATGCCTCCTCTCTTTTTTCAACATTATTGGGAACATATTGGAGGTGATGTCTTGGAGGCAGTTCAAAGCTTTTTGCAGACGGGTCAGCTtcttaagaaaatcaatttcacTCATATTTGTCTCATCCCCAAGATTAACAATCCAGAACATATGTCTGATCTGAGACCGATCGCTTTATGTAATGTTATTTACAAAATCTATTCCAAG AGTGCTTTTGTTATAGGCAGATTGATCATTGATAACATTCTGGTTGCGAACGAGATTGCTCATTTTGTGCATAACAAGAGGGATGGAAGTGATGGGTTCATGGCTTTGAAGTTAGATCTGAGCAAAGCTTACGACAGAATGGAGTGG GCTTCATTGGAGGCTTTTTATGAGCTACAGGATGTCTTTGAAACCTATGGAACAGCGTCGGGGCAACTTATTAACTTTAGTAAAAGCTCCGTAGTCTTTAGTAAGAATGTGACTGTCGAGATGCAAGAGGAAGTGTCAGATTTTTTGGGCGTTGAAGTAGTGGCTTTGCATAAAAAGTATTTGGGGTTACCCACATACGTGGGACGCAAGAAAACTTCAACTTTTCAATATATAAAAGACAGATTGGCCAAGAAACTAGCTGGCTGGCAGGGGAAGTTGTTAAGCGTTGCTGGTAAGGATATCCTCATCAGAGTGGTGGCTCATGCGCTACCCACATATGCCATGAGTGTCTTTGAACTGACCAAAAGCTTTTGTGAGGACTTGGAACAGATGTGGGCACGGTTTTGGTGGGGCAGCACTTTGGATAAACGGAAAATTCATTGGAAGAAATGGGATGCTTTATGTAATCCGAAGGAGGAAGGTGGACTAGGTTTCCGTAGCCTTTCTAATTTTAACACAGCAATGTTGGCAAAACAAGCTTGGCGAGTGCTCAACAACCCTTCTTCACTTGTTGCTCGCCTCTACAAGGCGAAATATTTCCCAACTGGCTCCTTCTGGGATGCATTACCTCATGAGTCCCCATCATTTTCATGGAGGAGCATTGTTTCCACTAAAACATTTTTACAGAGTAACTATTGTTGGCAAGTAGGGGATGGCGCTAGTATTTTTGTGTTCTCGGACAATTGGGTTCCCGCTTCGCTCTCTGGGAAGCCTACGGGATCAAGACTGGCTGTAGAGGAGGTTCACAAAGTATGTGACTTGATGTTGGGTACTGGGGGCTGGAATGTTGGGTTAATTGACAGGTTATTTTCAAGGGAAGAAGCCACGTTGATCACAGCGATTCCTTTGAGTAGACGTCGTGTGGTGGACAGATTGAGTTGGAAGTTGTCAAGAGATGGTAAATTTTTAGTTAAATATGCTTATAGGTCTGCTTTTGCCCATTCTTCGAGCTATAGTCCTATGACACTACCAGTGGGAGCATCGTTTTGGAAGAAATTATGGCAGGCTTCGATTCCAAGCAAGGCTAAGATCCATATTTGGAGGGTCTGCCTGGATATATTACCTTTTCTAGAGAGCCTGGCTTTAAAAAGAGTAGTTTTGGACTCGGAGCTTTGTGTGCTGTGTGAGACTCACAGGGAGATGACATTCCATTTGTGCAGGGACTGTCCCTTTACGAAGGAATTAGTGCAATCCAGGGCCATTCTGAAGCAGGTGTGGTATAACCCACAGGTGGTACAGAGCGATTTACTTGCTTGGATGAGTTTCAGTGCTACGGAATTGTCTTTGAGTAATTTTGGGGAGCTTATGTTTCTTTTATGGGGAGTTTGGAAGGAGCGCAATGAGAGAGTGTGGAACCAAAAAAACACTGCCGCTTGTGAT ATGGATCGTTTAACCACATTACCAGGAAGGAGGGGTCTTGGTTTTGTGTTTCGTAATGAATTGGGTCATATGTTGGCTGGGGGGGCATGTCCTCTTAGTGGTCTTATATCACTGGAACATGCAGAAATTCTTGCTTGCAAGAGAGTTGTGGAGTTTGCAGCTGATCATGCTCTAATACCGGCTATTTTGGAGACTGATGCGTAG
- the LOC112167701 gene encoding F-box/LRR-repeat protein At3g59200 isoform X2: MVPQSNSRLRVQDRVSELPDAVLCHILSFLGPDYAKCAVRTSILSKRWKNMWACAPTVNLNSRDFSSSADFIAFADRFLLLRDSSTIQKLYLHFILCSAEDFSRVDAWIRTAIRCNVVELDLCVYSDGVCFPSLKFFYVTVPTDKDSMDFSHCPALEHLTIDGYHGEDGVYLNISVSELKTLKITSTDIYSVNINAPKLEKLDLKESVLSDYDLENTKSLVEANIYLYHEEEEGDEEDAAVCATNLLEGISGVKYLFLSSRICENCSVPAFDNLSKLTLALHSGCYGWGILTMLLERASNLECLVLEHDHHHYPAYCESVIELEDPIEVPPEVVIWSPPESVPKCVSSHLKSVSLKGFQGKHFWGHVDEMEVLKYLLENGQVLKEMTIYTEFLEQELYGELSRFEWGSETCQVEIIN, encoded by the exons ATGGTTCCGCAATCCAACAGTCGACTGAGGGTTCAAGATAGGGTCAGTGAACTACCAGATGCAGTTTTGTGTCACATACTTAGTTTCCTTGGACCAGATTATGCAAAGTGTGCTGTCAGGACCAGTATTTTGTCTAAGAGATGGAAGAACATGTGGGCCTGTGCTCCCACTGTGAATTTGAACAGTCGAGATTTCTCCTCCTCTGCTGATTTCATAGCGTTTGCTgatcgttttcttcttcttcgtgaCTCATCAACCATTCAAAAGTTGTATCTTCATTTCATTCTTTGCTCTGCTGAAGATTTCTCTCGTGTTGATGCTTGGATTCGCACTGCTATTAGGTGTAACGTGGTGGAGCTTGATCTTTGTGTCTATTCAGATGGAG TGTGTTTCCCAAGTCTCAAATTCTTCTACGTTACTGTCCCTACTGATAAAGACTCCATGGATTTTTCTCATTGCCCTGCGCTGGAACATTTAACTATAGATGGATATCATGGAGAGGATGGTGTTTATCTCAACATCTCTGTGTCTGAACTGAAGACGTTGAAGATAACTAGTACAGATATATACAGTGTTAACATCAATGCCCCAAAACTTGAAAAACTTGATCTCAAGGAGTCGGTTTTGTCAGATTATGACTTGGAGAATACAAAATCCCTAGTTGAAGCTAATATTTATCTCTATCACGAAGAGGAAGAAGGCGACGAAGAGGATGCTGCTGTCTGTGCAACTAATCTCTTGGAAGGAATTTCCGGTGTTAAATATCTGTTCCTTTCCTCTCGTATCTGTGAG AATTGTTCTGTGCCTGCTTTTGATAATTTGAGCAAATTGACGCTAGCTCTTCATAGCGGCTGTTATGGGTGGGGAATTCTAACGATGTTGTTGGAGAGAGCATCAAATCTAGAATGTCTTGTGTTGGAACATGACCATCATCATTATCCCGCCTATTGTGAGTCGGTGattgaacttgaagatcctaTTGAAGTTCCCCCTGAAGTAGTTATATGGAGTCCACCAGAGTCTGTTCCTAAATGTGTGTCGTCACACCTCAAGAGTGTCTCCTTAAAGGGATTCCAGGGAAAGCATTTCTGGGGACATGTAGATGAAATGGAAGTGCTCAAGTATTTACTAGAGAATGGTCAAGTTTTGAAGGAGATGACTATTTACACTGAGTTTCTAGAACAGGAGTTGTACGGTGAACTTTCAAGGTTTGAATGGGGTTCAGAGACTTGTCAAGTTGAGATTATCAACTAA